The Sorex araneus isolate mSorAra2 chromosome 5, mSorAra2.pri, whole genome shotgun sequence genome has a segment encoding these proteins:
- the CEP250 gene encoding centrosome-associated protein CEP250 isoform X5, with the protein MRKESQWQMEQEFFKGYLKGEHSRLLSLWREVVTFRRHFLEMKSATDRDLTELKAEHVKLSGSLLTCCLRLAVGVQPRDPNSSGRQDGKEPAQVLRLLARTQELEKEAQERSQELLQLRSQGELEKAELQDRVTELSALLAQSQKQNEDHEKMVKALKETMEILETNHAEVMEHEASLSRHAQEEKLSLQQVIREMTQAVVEESDGLAQEQSLVTDSLGLSSHLDSGAPGEALTLVRSVMTRRRQAVQDLRRQLSDCQAAMSSLQQQHEHWEEEGQTLRERLQQLTGERDSLAGQTAGLQGEVDALSKERGLLQKSRAELQQQLEVLEQEAWRLRRTNTELQLLGDSAQGEREERQEALHLAVRERERLQETLVSLEAKQSESLSELLALRESLESSRLEGELLRQEQAEVTAALARAEQSVVELSSSENSLKAEVADLRAAAVKLSALNEALALDKVELNRQLLQLEQENQHVHCSVEAAEQARSALQEGLAQAERSRDALWERNSHLEAQLLQAEVVRAELQAELQGLRDEKEEAQKQLSEACHQQEATAAQLEQLNQEAQRGEEVLSRAVQEKEALVRERAALEVRLQAVERDREALAVQLLELSSAKEQLESSLFEAQQQSSLIEVTKAQLEVQIQTVTQAKEVIQGEVKCLKLELEVERNRAEQERGAAAQQLALAKQEGQAALQQEQAAHGEEVKRLQETWEKERAWHEQELAKALEGLEREKAELETRLREQQAETEAAQKQREEERAEAESALCQMQLETEKERVSLLETLLRTQKELADAGQQLEQLRQDMKAQKLKEQETTGRLQAQLREAQQELAQAAQRHRADLAALQDEGHALLQDKRELQEQVEDLKSQLVFKDSSQRLVEQEVQEKLREAQECSRIQKELEREKASLTLSLVEKEQRLLVLQDADSVRQQELNSLCQDMQEAQEGQKELSAQVELLRQEVKEKEADFLAQEAQLLEELEAARVTEQELRASLWTQETKTAQLQLQLHGAESRLEALAKEQQPCHQAQAQLASLCAVLQQALGAACESRPELSGGGDSALALRGPESDRNGMRPLLQRGSPLTAEAVASALRKLHQDLWKARQARDDLQDQAQQLEQRLSAAEAEESRRLRESQDLQQQLSQSQEAKSKWEAERKALESELTELQATVVSLQSRLRRAELQGVEAQNERDVLLAGKESLSAQVAQLQTSVAEARAQASAARALEEDLRTTRSALKLKHDEVESERERAQALQEQGELKVAQGKALQENLAALTQSLSEKEKEVATLQGKLRELETQREMQKAALEVLSLDLQKRNREVDLQQEQIQELERCRSVLEHLPMAVQEREQKLTLQTEQLKELEKDRETQRSLLEHQLLELEKKAQVIESQQEQIQDLKKQLVTLECLALELEENHHKMQYQQKAVEELEGQREMQRVAMTHLTLDLEERSQELQAQSSQIQELEGHNALLAQELQEKEREARSQRDQAEELQRQKELLTQDLERRDQELALQKERIRVLEDQRSLQTKILEEDLEQIKLSLKERGRELPQERAEEEKGPSKAQRGSLEHMKLILRDKEKEVECQLEHIQELREHKDQLEQQLQGLHRKVGETGLLLSQQEQELVVLQQHLQDAREEGARQVQALQAQLDEAQRGLAQRERELEALQRRQQQAQGQEEDAKEQARALQSELQQARGALEEHQGELDGYKEHVRRLEEELGMEGQRVQALEEVLSDLRAECLAQENALLALQQKCAEQAQEHEAEARSLRDSWLQAEAVLKERAQELEALRAAGQSAQLREEAAQSQAEALQDALSQAQATLQEKEEHLQGQAEAQRGLEAGTATLQAALDTCRAQARQLEEALEKREREIQDQDLRHQEAVQRLQQALGQKEEELAREKKQGQLLEVSLAQRDEESRTQEREEDEGRRLRELQQTLARKEEEIQGLRKALQGQVSDDSPQKASLVAAPSLQFDSLGPRLQKELERVQAALRHTEAREIEWREKAHELALALAQSKASVSRLQEVAMTLQTSVLERDSEQQRLQDELELTRQALEQERLRSPGPAGRAEMGPPTDAGVQLGEVSGVEEQHPWEQRLEQLQRAVARLEIDRSRLQCHNAQLRATLEQVERERRKLKRDSLRVSRTDMLEDGCGGQKGTSEATHTAELQKEVALLRAQLALERKQRQDYIARSVQTSRELADLHHSLSHSLLTVAQAPEATVLEAETRKLDESLTQSLTSPGPAPLYPSPSPSPAAATSR; encoded by the exons GGTGACTGAGCTCTCTGCTCTGCTGGCCCAGTCCCAGAAGCAAAACGAAGATCATGAAAAGATGGTAAAGGCTCTGAAAGAGACCATGGAGATCCTG GAGACAAATCATGCAGAGGTCATGGAACATGAGGCATCTCTGAGTAGGCATGCCCAAGAGGAGAAGCTGTCTTTACAGCAGGTGATCCGGGAGATGACCCAG GCCGTGGTGGAAGAAAGCGACGGCCTGgcccaggagcagtccctggtgACGGACTCACTTGGCCTCTCCTCCCACTTGGATTCTGGGGCCCCAGGCGAGGCCCTGACACTGGTGCGTTCCGTGATGACACGGAGGCGCCAGGCCGTGCAG GACCTTCGGAGGCAGCTCTCGGACTGCCAGGCGGCCATGAGCTCCTTGCAGCAGCAGCACGAGCACTgggaggaagaaggccagacCCTGCGGGAGCGGCTCCAGCAACTCACCGGGGAGCGGGACAGTCTGGCCGGGCAGACTGCGGGCCTCCAGGGAGAGGTGGACGCCCTCAGCAA GGAGCGAGGCCTCCTGCAGAAGAGCCGGGCAGAGCTGCAGCAGCAGCTGGAGGTGCTGGAGCAGGAGGCCTGGCGGCTTCGAAGGACCAACACAGAGCTGCAGCTGTTGGGGGACTCGGCCCAGGGCGAGCGGGAGGAGCGGCAGGAGGCCCTGCACCTGGCCGTCCGCGAGCGGGAGCGCCT TCAGGAGACCCTGGTGAGCCTGGAAGCCAAACAGTCAGAATCCCTCAGTGAGCTGCTCGCGCTGCGGGAGTCTCTGGAGTCCAGTCGCCTGGAAGGGGAGTTGCTGAGGCAGGAGCAAGCAGAAGTGACTGCAGCACTGGCCAGG GCGGAACAGTCCGTGGTGGAGTTGTCCAGTTCCGAGAACAGCCTGAAGGCTGAGGTCGCTGACCTTCGGGCCGCGGCCGTCAAGCTCAGTGCCTTGAACGAGGCCTTGGCCTTAGATAAAGTGGAGCTGAACCGGCAGCTTCTCCAG CTGGAGCAGGAGAACCAGCACGTGCACTGCAGCGTGGAGGCAGCAGAGCAAGCGAGGAGTGCTCTGCAGGAGGGCCTGGCCCAGGCAGAGAGGAGCAGGGACGCGCTGTGGGAGCGGAACTCCCACCTGGAGGCGCAGCTGCTGCAAGCGGAGGTGGTCAGGGCCGAGCTGCAGGCGGAGCTCCAGGGCCTCCGAGACGAGAAGGAAGAAGCCCAAAAGCAACTGAGCGAG GCATGTCATCAGCAGGAGGCCACCGCGGCTCAGCTGGAGCAGCTGAATCAGGAGGCCCAGCGGGGGGAAGAGGTGCTGTCCCGGGCCGTGCAGGAGAAGGAGGCCCTCGTACGGGAGAGGGCCGCCCTGGAGGTCCGGCTGCAGGCCGTGGAGCGGGACCGGGAGGCCTTGGCTGTGCAGCTGCTGGAGCTCAG CTCGGCCAAGGAGCAACTGGAAAGCAGTCTGTTTGAGGCCCAGCAGCAGAGCTCTCTCATAGAGGTCACCAAGGCGCAGCTGGAGGTCCAGATTCAAACCGTCACTCAGGCCAAGGAAGTGATCCAAG GGGAAGTGAAGTGCCTGAAGCTGGAGCTCGAGGTGGAACGGAACCGGGCGGAGCAGGAGCGGGGCGCAGCGGCCCAGCAGCTGGCCCTGGCCAAGCAGGAGGGGCAGGCGGCCCTGCAGCAGGAGCAGGCGGCCCATGGGGAGGAGGTGAAGCGGCTGCAGGAGACGTGG GAGAAAGAGCGCGCCTGGCATGAGCAGGAACTGGCGAAGGCCCTGGAGGGCCTCGAGAGGGAGAAAGCTGAGCTAGAAACACGGCTCAGAGAGCAGCAGGCAGAAACGGAGGCCGCCCAGAAGCAGAGGGAGGAAGAACGGGCCGAGGCGGAGAGCGCCCTGTGCCAG ATGCAGCTTGAGACGGAGAAGGAGAGGGTGTCGCTGCTGGAGACTCTGCTGCGGACCCAGAAGGAGCTGGCAGATGCCGGCCAACAGCTGGAACAGCTGAGGCAGGACATGAAGGCGCAGAAGTTAAAGGAGCAG GAGACCACGGGGAGGCTGCAGGCGCAGCTCCGAGAGGCCCAGCAGGAACTGGCGCAGGCAGCACAGCGGCACCGCGCGGACCTGGCTGCCCTCCAGGACGAGGGCCATGCACTGCTGCAGGATAAGAGAGAGCTGCAGGAGCAG GTGGAGGACTTGAAGTCTCAGCTGGTGTTCAAGGACAGTTCCCAGAGGCTGGTGGAGCAGGAGGTTCAGGAGAAGCTGAGAGAGGCCCAGGAGTGCAGCCGGATTcagaaggagctggagagagagaaagccag CTTGACTCTGTCGCTGGTGGAGAAGGAACAGAGGCTCCTGGTTTTACAAGACGCGGACTCCGTTCGACAGCAGGAGCTGAACTCGCTGTGCCAggacatgcaggaggcccaagaaGGCCAGAAGGAGCTTAGTGCCCAG GTGGAGCTACTGAGGCAggaggtgaaggagaaggaggccGACTTTCTGGCCCAGGAAGCCCAGCTGCTGGAGGAGCTCGAGGCGGCGCGGGTCACGGAGCAGGAGCTGCGGGCTTCCTTGTGGACCCAGGAGACCAAGACAGCccagctgcagctgcagctgcaCGGCGCCGAGAGCCGGCTGGAGGCGCTGGCCAAGGAGCAGCAGCCCTGccaccaggcccaggcccagctggCCAGCCTGTGCGCGGTCCTGCAGCAGGCCCTGGGCGCGGCGTGTGAGAGCAGGCCCGAGCTGAGCGGCGGGGGAGACTCGGCGCTTGCCCTCCGCGGGCCGGAGTCAG ACCGGAACGGAATGAGGCCGCTCCTCCAGAGAGGGTCCCCCCTGACTGCCGAGGCTGTGGCGTCCGCCCTCCGCAAACTTCACCAGGACCTGTGGAAAGCTCGGCAGGCCCGG GACGATCTGCAGGACCAGGCGCAGCAGCTGGAGCAGCGGCTCAGCGCTGCCGAGGCCGAGGAGAGCCGGAGGCTCAGGGAGTCGCAGGATCTGCAGCAGCAGCTCTCCCAGAGCCAGGAAG CGAAGTCTAAGTGGGAAGCAGAGCGGAAGGCCCTGGAGTCTGAGCTGACGGAGCTGCAGGCCACAGTGGTGTCCTTACAGAGCCGCCTCCGGCGGGCGGAACTGCAGGGAGTGGAGGCCCAG AATGAGCGGGACGTGCTTCTGGCGGGCAAGGAGAGCCTGAGCGCCCAGGTGGCCCAGCTGCAGACGTCGGTGGCAGAAGCCAGGGCGCAGGCCAGTGCGGCCAGAGCCCTGGAGGAGGACCTGAGGACCACTCGCTCGGccctgaaactgaaacatgacgAGGTGGAGAGTGAGCGCGAGAGGGCGCAGGCCCTGCAAGAACAGGGCGAGCTAAAGGTGGCCCAGGGGAAGGCCCTGCAGGAGAACCTGGCAGCCCTGACCCAGAGTCTGtcggaaaaagagaaggaggtaGCGACTCTGCAGGGGAAGCTCCGGGAGCTGGAGACGCAGCGGGAGATGCAAAAGGCCGCGTTGGAGGTGCTGTCCCTGGACCTCCAGAAGAGGAACCGCGAGGTGGACCTGCAGCAGGAACAGATCCAGGAGCTGGAGCGGTGCCGGTCTGTGCTCGAGCATCTGCCCATGGCCGTCCAGGAGCGGGAGCAGAAGCTGACTCTGCAGACGGAGCAGCTGAAGGAGCTGGAGAAGGATCGAGAGACGCAGAGAAGTCTCCTGGAGCATCAGCTTCTGGAGCTGGAGAAGAAGGCCCAAGTGATCGAGTCCCAGCAAGAGCAGATCCAGGACCTGAAGAAGCAGTTGGTGACCCTGGAATGCCTGGCCCTGGAGCTCGAGGAGAACCATCACAAAATGCAGTACCAGCAGAAGGCCGTGGAGGAGCTGGAGGGCCAGAGGGAGATGCAGAGGGTGGCCATGACCCACCTGACACTGGACCTGGAAGAGAGGAGCCAGGAACTGCAGGCGCAGAGCAGCCAGATTCAGGAGCTGGAGGGCCACAACGCCCTGCTGGCCCAGGAGCTCCAGGAGAAGGAGCGGGAGGCCAGGTCCCAGCGAGACCAGGCGGAGGAGCTGCAGAGGCAGAAGGAGCTGCTGACCCAGGACCTGGAGCGGAGGGACCAGGAGCTGGCGCTGCAGAAGGAGCGGATTCGGGTCCTGGAAGATCAGAGGAGCCTGCAGACCAAGATCCTGGAGGAGGACCTGGAGCAGATCAAGCTCTCCTTGAAGGAGCGCGGCCGGGAGCTGCCGCAAGAGCGCGCGGAGGAAGAGAAGGGCCCGAGCAAAGCCCAGCGCGGGAGCCTCGAGCACATGAAGCTGATCCTGCGCGacaaggagaaggaggtggagtgCCAGCTGGAGCACATCCAGGAGCTCCGGGAGCACAAGGACCAGCTGGAGCAGCAGCTCCAGGGCCTGCACCGGAAGGTGGGGGAGACCGGGCTGCTGCTGTCTCAGCAGGAGCAGGAACTGGTGGTGCTGCAGCAGCACCTGCAGGACGCCCGGGAGGAAGGGGCACGGCAGGTGCAGGCGCTGCAGGCCCAGCTGGACGAGGCGCAGAGAGGCCTGGCCCAGCGCGAGCGGGAGCTCGAGGCCCTGCAGCGCCGGCAGcagcaggcccagggccaggaggaggacGCGAAGGAGCAGGCGCGGGCACTGCAGAGCGAGCTGCAGCAGGCGCGGGGGGCCCTGGAGGAGCACCAGGGGGAGCTTGACGGCTACAAGGAGCACGTGCGGAggctggaggaggagctggggaTGGAGGGCCAGCGGGTGCAGGCCCTGGAGGAGGTGCTGAGTGACCTGAGAGCGGAGTGTCTGGCGCAGGAGAACGCACTGCTGGCCCTCCAGCAGAAGTGCGCGGAGCAGGCCCAGGAGCACGAGGCGGAGGCCAGGAGCCTGCGCGACAGCTGGCTGCAGGCAGAGGCCGTGCTCAAGGAACGGGCCCAGGAGCTGGAGGCCCTGCGCGCCGCTGGCCAGTCCGCCCAGCTCCGGGAGGAGGCTGCCCAGAGCCAGGCCGAGGCCCTGCAGGATGCCCTCAGCCAGGCTCAGGCCACCCTGCAGGAGAAAGAGGAGCATCTCCAGGGGCAGGCGGAGGCGCAGCGGGGCCTGGAGGCCGGCACCGCCACCCTGCAGGCCGCCCTGGACACCTGCCGGGCACAAGCCAGGCAGCTGGAGGAGGCCCTCGAGAAGCGGGAACGGGAGATCCAGGACCAGGACCTTCGTCACCAGGAGGCTGTGCAGCGGCTCCAGCAGGCGCtgggccagaaggaggaggagctggcGCGTGAGAAGAAACAGGGCCAGCTGCTGGAGGTGTCTCTGGCCCAGAGGGACGAAGAGAGCAGGAcccaggagagagaagaggacgAGGGGCGGCGCCTCCGGGAGCTGCAGCAGACTCTCGCCCGGAAGGAGGAGGAGATCCAGGGGCTGAGAaaggccctgcagggccaggttTCGGACGACTCCCCCCAGAAGGCCTCCCTCGTGGCGGCGCCGAGTCTGCAGTTTGATTCTCTAGGACCCAGGTTGCAGAAGGAGCTGGAGCGCGTGCAGGCGGCCCTGAGGCACACTGAGGCCAGGGAGATCGAGTGGAGGGAGAAGGCGCACgagctggccctggccctggcccagagCAAGGCCAGCGTCAGCCGCCTGCAGGAGGTCGCCATGACCCTCCAAACCTCTGTCCTGGAGCGTGACTCGGAACAGCAGAGGCTGCAG gACGAGCTGGAGCTCACCAGGCAGGCATTGGAGCAGGAGCGGCTCCGCAGCCCGGGCCCGGCCGGCAGGGCAGAGATGGGGCCCCCGACAGACGCGGGCGTCCAGCTGGGAGAG GTGTCAGGCGTGGAGGAGCAGCACCCCTgggaacagaggctggagcagcTGCAGCGGGCAGTGGCGCGGCTGGAGATCGACCGGAGCCGGCTGCAGTGCCACAATGCGCAGCTGCGGGCCACCTTGGAGCAG GTGGAGCGAGAGCGGCGGAAGCTGAAGCGGGACTCCCTGCGCGTCTCCCGGACGGACATGCTGGAG GATGGGTGCGGAGGGCAGAAGGGCACCTCGGAAGCCACGCACACAGCTGAGTTGCAGAAAGAG GTGGCCCTGCTGCGCGCCCAGCTGGCCCTGGAGCGGAAGCAGCGGCAGGACTACATCGCCCGCTCGGTGCAGACCAGCCGGGAGCTCGCGGACCTGCACCACAGTCTCTCCCACTCGCTGCTCACCGTGGCCCAGGCCCCCGAGGCCACTGTTCTGGAGGCCGAGACCCGCAAGCTGGACGAGTCCCTGACGCAGAGCCTGAcgtccccgggccccgccccgctctaccccagccccagccccagccctgccgccgCCACCTCCAGGTAG